ATGAATTTTTTAAAGCATCATAATCTGAACCGTATAAATCATAACGACCAAAACCGCTTCTAAATAATGCATCTCCTACAACTATAAATTTTCCAAAGTCAAATGATACTCCACCTGGTGAATGACCTGGTGTTGGTAACACAGTGAAACTTAAACCAGCAATTTCGTATTTTTTATTTTCTTCAAACTCAAATTCCGCTGGATCAGTCATAGGTGGTCTTCTTAAACGGAACAATGTTGAACCGTTAAAGTCAGGGTTTTGTAACCAATCACGTTCATGTTCTGAAATATAAACAGGCACTCCATAATGTTTTCTACATTCATCTAATGACATAATATGGTCGAAATGAGCATGAGTTAGTAATATTGCTTCGATTTTTACATTTAATTCTTCTACCGCTTTTTGTATTCTCTCAAATCCTTCTCCTGGATCTACAATAACTCCTCGTCCATCTTTATAAACTATATAGCAATTTTCATCTACCATATCCATTACTATTCTTTTAATTTCTGCTTTTGCCATTTTCTCAAAACCTTTCCATAATTATTGTTATCTTTATTTTATCCTATTATTATGTTATTAACAAGTCTTAATTAGTAGTTTTTTTACTTTACTTATATAACCCATCTTCACTTGACCAAAGTTAATATTTTTCTTATACTTGAATAGTATGGTTTTCATAAGAAACTTGGGAGTGACTCAAAAATCATGATTTCGGAGAAATCGATTTTGTCGAGTCACCCCAACACAGTTTATTAGATATCTAAAAAGCTTATATAAAGCGATTTTAGATATCAATAAACCACTGCGTCTATGAGTTCTCATATGAACCTTGTTAAATTTTAGAACTTTTTAGTGCTTTTGGGGCAACCCCTTACAAAATAAGTTAGAATTGATTATCTAATAAAAGGAGATACAAAAATGAAATTAAATTCATTCGCTAAGTTTTCATTACTTAGTATTTCTATATTATTAATGTCACATCTTGCTATT
This is a stretch of genomic DNA from Gemella haemolysans. It encodes these proteins:
- a CDS encoding MBL fold metallo-hydrolase, whose product is MAKAEIKRIVMDMVDENCYIVYKDGRGVIVDPGEGFERIQKAVEELNVKIEAILLTHAHFDHIMSLDECRKHYGVPVYISEHERDWLQNPDFNGSTLFRLRRPPMTDPAEFEFEENKKYEIAGLSFTVLPTPGHSPGGVSFDFGKFIVVGDALFRSGFGRYDLYGSDYDALKNSLGNVLFKLDGAKIVYPGHGDETTIERERDLNLIGF